One Streptomyces hundungensis DNA segment encodes these proteins:
- a CDS encoding acyl-CoA thioesterase, whose translation MPRYTYLCPLRWADMDANGHMNNAVYNTYLEDTRFRMFSDLVPDDPAERLACNFVVREQTLRYVRPLVYREQPVRIEAWVEDLKGASFTIRCTIQDDDDVYVESRTLIAGFDSIAHRVRRFQEKEREAIAAFAA comes from the coding sequence GTGCCCCGCTACACCTACCTGTGCCCCCTGCGCTGGGCCGACATGGATGCCAACGGCCACATGAACAATGCGGTCTACAACACGTACCTGGAGGACACTCGATTCCGGATGTTCTCCGACCTCGTGCCTGACGACCCCGCCGAGCGACTTGCCTGCAACTTCGTCGTGCGCGAGCAGACACTGCGCTACGTACGTCCGCTCGTCTACCGCGAGCAGCCGGTCAGGATCGAGGCATGGGTGGAGGACCTGAAGGGCGCCTCCTTCACCATCCGGTGCACGATCCAGGACGACGACGATGTTTATGTGGAGTCCCGCACGCTCATAGCCGGCTTCGACTCGATCGCCCACCGTGTCCGCCGCTTCCAGGAGAAGGAACGCGAGGCAATCGCCGCGTTTGCCGCGTAA
- a CDS encoding HNH endonuclease, whose product MPRAKSVCYVSGCTRTTVRSGRCDEHAPPARRGWDRKSARNESRPGDWSSRRARVLARDRFTCQKCGTRENLQVDHLVPVSRGGSWELDNLWVLCGKCHALKTYYDDRRS is encoded by the coding sequence ATGCCGCGTGCCAAGAGCGTCTGCTACGTCAGCGGCTGTACCAGGACCACGGTCCGCTCGGGCCGGTGCGACGAGCACGCTCCCCCTGCTCGAAGGGGTTGGGACAGGAAGTCCGCCCGGAACGAGTCCCGGCCCGGTGACTGGTCCTCCCGCAGGGCCCGGGTCCTAGCTCGCGACCGGTTCACCTGCCAGAAGTGCGGCACCAGGGAAAACCTCCAGGTCGATCACCTGGTGCCCGTGAGCCGTGGCGGCTCCTGGGAGCTGGACAACCTCTGGGTGCTCTGCGGCAAGTGCCACGCCCTCAAGACCTACTACGACGACCGTCGCTCCTGA